The following proteins are encoded in a genomic region of Anabas testudineus chromosome 13, fAnaTes1.2, whole genome shotgun sequence:
- the rflnb gene encoding refilin-B has protein sequence MVGRLNLPNVCEGDPLDMSCRAERGLDSPDSGLPPSPSAWLLPVCADKAGGVSPVSEDEGRGSLVPVLATGSVPQLHPLSFGEGIALDPLPPKEIRYTSSVHYDSHRHFIQDVALQPWGQGLEHCRQTIVAVPHSTWRHYKTQLEFQPRHRPQRFKSTTIIYPKKTSAVYTTELNYDCHRLSRRFLSSVELEATGYRKLTE, from the exons ATGGTTGGCAGGTTGAACTTGCCAAATGTATGTGAAGGAGATCCGCTGGATATGAGCTGCAGGGCTGAGCGAGGACTCGACAGCCCGGACTCGGGGTTGCCCCCGAGCCCCAGCGCCTGGCTGCTGCCTGTGTGCGCGGACAAAGCCGGAGGAGTGAGCCCGGTGTCCGAGGACGAAGGAAGGGGCTCCCTG GTTCCAGTTCTAGCCACTGGATCTGTCCCGCAGCTACACCCATTGTCCTTTGGAGAAGGCATAGCACTGGATCCTCTACCGCCAAAGGAAATAAG GTACACCTCATCTGTGCACTATGACTCGCACCGCCACTTCATCCAGGATGTGGCCCTGCAGCCATGGGGCCAGGGCCTTGAGCACTGCAGGCAGACTATCGTGGCCGTGCCCCACAGCACCTGGCGCCACTACAAGACGCAGCTGGAGTTCCAGCCTCGGCATCGGCCGCAGCGCTTCAAGAGCACCACCATCATCTACCCCAAGAAAACCAGTGCGGTCTACACCACAGAGCTGAACTACGACTGCCACCGGCTATCCAGACGCTTCCTCTCCAGTGTGGAGCTGGAGGCAACTGGCTACAGGAAGCTAACTGAGTGA
- the LOC113147731 gene encoding B-cell receptor-associated protein 29 isoform X2 produces MKTFNGNNSIMDMFEKGKVLKICAPMVRYSKLAFRTLVRKYSCDICFTPMIVAADFMRSVKARDSEFTTNDCDRPLIVQFAAHDAQTLADAACVVAPFSDGVDLNCGCPQRWAMSAGYGACLINKPELVKDMVRHVRNQVDNPNYTASIKIRIHKDMKRTVDLCQKAESAGVSWITVHGRTTEERHQPVHYDAIKTIKDSVSVPVIANGDIKYLRDVESTHQLTGVDGRKRNMTLQWTAVALFLYVEIGILVILCLPFISAKRWQSIFQLRIWSFMARFWNKVFLTMIIVLIVLFLDAVREVRKYSVKELGRDAKLQPNMFDHLHMKLFRAQRNLYISGFAVFLWLVMKRVITLINQLASVSGSTAALQAQAENANQAVKKYMDDNNQLKKALMEGKGDKATAEGMELLRKEVEKLKEELETTGDALKKSQSEADVMKKQTEGLAREYDRLLKEHQELQNLQDSGSKKDD; encoded by the exons ATGAAGACTTTTAATGGAAACAACAGTATTATGGACATGTTTGAAAAGGGAAAGGTCCTGAAAATATGTGCCCCAATGGTGCGATATTCAAA ACTTGCATTCAGGACCTTGGTGAGGAAATACAGTTGTGATATTTGCTTCACCCCAATGATAGTTGCTGCTGATTTTATGAGATCTGTCAAAGCCAGAGACAGTGAATTCACCACCAATGATT GTGACCGGCCACTAATAGTACAGTTTGCTGCCCATGATGCTCAGACTCTGGCTGATGCTGCCTGTGTGGTAGCACCTTTCTCAGATGGAGTTGACCTCAACTGCGGCTGTCCACAGAG ATGGGCCATGTCAGCTGGGTATGGTGCCTGTCTCATCAACAAGCCTGAACTTGTCAAAGACATGGTTCGACATGTCAGGAACCAAGTGGACAATCCAAACTATACTGCATCCATCAAAATAAG AATTCACAAAGACATGAAGCGGACTGTGGATCTCTGCCAGAAGGCAGAATCAGCTGGTGTGTCATGGATAACAGTACATGGCCGTACAACAGAAGAACGCCACCAGCCAGTCCATTATGATGCCATAAAGACGATCAAAGACAGTGTATCAGTCCCCGTCATTGCCAATGGGGACATAAAGTACCTCCGTGATGTGGAGTCCACTCACCAACTTACTGGTGTAGATGGTAG GAAGAGAA ACATGACGTTGCAGTGGACTGCTGTGGCCCTCTTTCTCTATGTGGAGATTGGCATCCTTGTCATCCTCTGTTTACCCTTCATCTCCGCCAAGAG GTGGCAGAGTATTTTCCAGCTGAGGATCTGGAGCTTCATGGCGAGGTTTTGGAACAAAGTGTTTCTTACCATGATCATTGTACTGATTGTTCTCTTTCTTG ATGCAGTCCGTGAAGTGAGAAAGTATTCGGTTAAAGAGCTTGGTAGAGATGCTAAGCTGCAACCAAATATGTTTGACCACCTGCACATGAAGCTTTTTAGAGCCCAGAGGAACCTTTACATTTCTGGTTTTGCTGTCTTCCTGTGGCT GGTTATGAAGCGAGTGATCACCTTGATCAACCAGCTGGCATCAGTGTCTGGGAGTACAGCTGCTCTTCAGGCACAGGCTGAGAACGCTAACCAAGCTGTTAAGAAATACATGGACGACAACAATCAGCTGAAAAAG GCTCTGATGGAAGGGAAGGGTGATAAGGCAACTGCAGAGGGCATGGAGCTGTTGAGAAAGGAGGTGgagaagctgaaagaagaaCTGGAGACCACAGGAGATG CGCTGAAGAAGTCTCAGTCAGAGGCAGATGTCATGAAGAAGCAGACTGAGGGCCTGGCCAGGGAGTACGACAGGCTGCTGAAAGAACATCAGGAACTCCAG AATCTTCAAGACAGTGGAAGCAAAAAGGATGACTAG
- the LOC113147731 gene encoding tRNA-dihydrouridine(20a/20b) synthase [NAD(P)+]-like isoform X1, with product MKTFNGNNSIMDMFEKGKVLKICAPMVRYSKLAFRTLVRKYSCDICFTPMIVAADFMRSVKARDSEFTTNDCDRPLIVQFAAHDAQTLADAACVVAPFSDGVDLNCGCPQRWAMSAGYGACLINKPELVKDMVRHVRNQVDNPNYTASIKIRIHKDMKRTVDLCQKAESAGVSWITVHGRTTEERHQPVHYDAIKTIKDSVSVPVIANGDIKYLRDVESTHQLTGVDGVMAARGLLANPAMFAGYEETPLECIWDWVDISIEQGTPFSCFHHHLIYMLERVSSQPERKLFNSLSSTSAVIDYLQNTYGSVHELGT from the exons ATGAAGACTTTTAATGGAAACAACAGTATTATGGACATGTTTGAAAAGGGAAAGGTCCTGAAAATATGTGCCCCAATGGTGCGATATTCAAA ACTTGCATTCAGGACCTTGGTGAGGAAATACAGTTGTGATATTTGCTTCACCCCAATGATAGTTGCTGCTGATTTTATGAGATCTGTCAAAGCCAGAGACAGTGAATTCACCACCAATGATT GTGACCGGCCACTAATAGTACAGTTTGCTGCCCATGATGCTCAGACTCTGGCTGATGCTGCCTGTGTGGTAGCACCTTTCTCAGATGGAGTTGACCTCAACTGCGGCTGTCCACAGAG ATGGGCCATGTCAGCTGGGTATGGTGCCTGTCTCATCAACAAGCCTGAACTTGTCAAAGACATGGTTCGACATGTCAGGAACCAAGTGGACAATCCAAACTATACTGCATCCATCAAAATAAG AATTCACAAAGACATGAAGCGGACTGTGGATCTCTGCCAGAAGGCAGAATCAGCTGGTGTGTCATGGATAACAGTACATGGCCGTACAACAGAAGAACGCCACCAGCCAGTCCATTATGATGCCATAAAGACGATCAAAGACAGTGTATCAGTCCCCGTCATTGCCAATGGGGACATAAAGTACCTCCGTGATGTGGAGTCCACTCACCAACTTACTGGTGTAGATG GTGTAATGGCTGCACGGGGATTGCTTGCTAACCCTGCCATGTTTGCAGGCTATGAAGAGACTCCTTTGGAGTGTATATGGGACTGGGTGGACATCTCTATAGAGCAGGGAACTCCGTTCAGCTGCTTTCACCACCACCTTATCTACATGCTGGAGAGGGTTAGCTCCCAGCCTGAGAGAAAATTGTTCAATTCTCTATCCAGTACCTCAGCTGTAATAGACTACCTCCAAAATACATATGGGTCAGTGCATGAACTGGGAACATGA
- the LOC113147722 gene encoding solute carrier organic anion transporter family member 1C1-like: protein MEERAGRTQENGRSDSAAGELRSSSCTSLKMFLVALSFAYFAKALSGSYMKSTITQLERRFDIPSYLIGVIDGSFEIGNLLVIAFVSYFGAKLHRPKIIAVGCVLMSIGTFIIALPHFIIRRYEYKTSVPSVDNSTLNPSPCYVSSPTNLSQKEVQAKGCEGDSNLSMWIYVLLGNILRGIGETPVQPLGISYIDDFATEENAALYVGCVQTISVVGPVFGYLLGSLCAKIYVDIGFVKMETITITPADARWVGAWWLGYLIAGVITLLSAIPFWFLPRSLPVSGPQSPEKCTAEQKSFIKDSPLLKHKYPADEHTSFIEMAKDFIPTLRTLLGHPVYLIYLCVTIIQLNSLIGMVTYKPKYIEQHFRQSASKANFLMGVINIPAVALGMFSGGLLMKRLKLNIMGAAKFAFGTSLIGYILSLFFFAMSCENAKIAGVTLSYNSTDTVSYDKHLLSTTCNSNCMCSVSDWDPVCGANGITYVSPCFAGCTSSAGSGKNTVFSNCSCVGVAGNLTATTGQCPHKDDCDRMFPYFLALSVITSFIISLGGTPGYMFLIRCIKPQLKSLALGFHALATRTLAGIPAPIYFGAIIDTTCLKWGQKRCGGIGACRIYNTTAYRIAYLGLTLSLRTLSFIMCIPGFVLLSRQLKEEERNAIHEALTNGGTELEALRKEEFAISNSTDSNTDRETRL, encoded by the exons ATGGAGGAGCGAGCCGGGCGCACACAGGAGAATGGACGCAGTGACAGCGCTGCCGGAGAACTGCGCTCATCTTCCTGCACCAGTCTGAAG ATGTTTCTGGTGGCTTTGTCCTTTGCCTATTTTGCAAAGGCTCTGTCGGGGAGCTACATGAAGAGCACAATAACTCAGCTGGAGAGGCGCTTCGACATCCCCAGTTACCTAATAGGTGTCATTGATGGGAGCTTTGAGATTG GTAACTTGTTGGTGATAGCTTTTGTCAGTTACTTTGGGGCCAAGCTCCATCGGCCAAAAATAATTGCGGTGGGCTGTGTGTTGATGTCTATTGGCACCTTCATCATTGCTCTGCCTCACTTCATTATTAGACG TTATGAATATAAAACATCCGTGCCGTCGGTAGACAACTCAACGCTTAACCCTTCTCCATGTTATGTGAGCTCACCAACAAATCTGAGCCAAAAAGAAGTGCAAGCCAAAG GTTGTGAAGGTGATTCAAATCTGTCTATGTGGATTTATGTGCTCCTGGGAAATATCCTGCGGGGGATCGGAGAGACACCAGTTCAACCTCTTGGGATCTCTTATATAGATGATTTTGCTACTGAGGAGAATGCTGCGCTGTATGTGG GCTGTGTGCAGACCATTTCAGTGGTTGGTCCTGTGTTTGGATACCTCTTAGGCTCCCTTTGTGCCAAAATCTATGTGGACATTGGTTTTGTGAAAATGG AAACCATCACCATCACACCAGCAGATGCCCGCTGGGTGGGGGCGTGGTGGCTGGGCTACCTCATAGCTGGGGTCATTACCCTACTGTCTGCCATTCCATTTTGGTTCCTGCCCCGCTCCCTACCCGTGTCTGGACCCCAGAGCCCAGAGAAGTGTACAGCAGAGCAGAAGAGTTTCATCAAAGATTCCCCCCTGCTCAAGCACAAGTATCCAGCAGATGAGCATACGAGTTTTATAGAGATGGCCAAAG ATTTTATTCCAACCCTGCGAACTCTGCTGGGACACCCCGTGTATCTGATCTACCTGTGCGTTACAATCATCCAGCTGAACTCTCTAATTGGCATGGTCACCTACAAGCCTAAGTACATTGAGCAGCACTTCCGGCAGTCTGCATCAAAGGCCAACTTTCTGATGG GTGTGATCAATATCCCCGCTGTGGCACTGGGGATGTTTTCTGGGGGTCTACTGATGAAAAGACTGAAGCTGAACATCATGGGAGCAGCCAAGTTTGCTTTTGGCACATCTCTGATCGGTTACATCctgtcactgtttttctttgcaaTGAGCTGCGAGAACGCCAAAATAGCTGGGGTGACGCTGTCATACAACAG TACGGATACAGTCTCCTATGATAAACACTTACTGTCTACAACCTGCAACTCAAACTGTATGTGTTCAGTGAGTGACTGGGACCCAGTTTGTGGAGCGAATGGCATCACTTATGTTTCTCCCTGTTTTGCTGGCTGCACCAGCTCTGCTGGCTCAGGGAAAAACACA GTCTTCTCTAACTGTAGCTGTGTCGGTGTGGCTGGTAACCTTACAGCTACTACAGGTCAGTGCCCTCACAAGGACGACTGTGACAGGATGTTCCCATACTTCCTGGCTCTCTCTGTCATCACCTCCTTTATCATCTCCCTCGGGGGGACACCAGGCTACATGTTCCTCATCAG GTGCATCAAACCACAGCTGAAATCTCTGGCCTTGGGTTTCCATGCTTTGGCAACACGCACCCTTG CCGGTATCCCTGCACCCATCTACTTTGGTGCAATTATTGACACCACATGTCTGAAATGGGGTCAGAAGAGGTGTGGAGGCATAGGAGCCTGTAGAATCTACAACACCACCGCCTACAG GATAGCATACCTGGGCCTGACCCTGAGCCTGCGGACTCTCTCGTTCATTATGTGCATCCCGGGCTTCGTTCTGCTCAGCCGGCAgctgaaagaggaggaaagaaatgCCATTCACGAAGCTCTGACCAATGGCGGGACGGAGCTGGAGGCACTCAGGAAGGAAGAGTTTGCGATTTCTAACTCAACAGACAGCAACACAGACAGGGAGACACGGCTGTGA